In the Marinobacter sp. Arc7-DN-1 genome, GCATGTCCAACGCCGAGGAAATTTCATCTTGCTGCTCAGCAAGGCTACCAGCTCCAAACCGCAATTCGCCTTCAGGCACAGCCGCCATATACTGAGTGGCCATTACTAATTCCTGGCCGTCGACGATAAATACAGGATTCAGCCCCTGCGCAGGGAACGGCGCCGTGCGAGAGGCAAACCGTTAGCTTCAACATATGCGTTCGAGCTCGCGAGTGCTCTGGCATTATCTTTCAACCACTTCTTCTGCTTATGAAGCTTCACGGCCTCCGCGATCCCTGCCTCTGCTGCCCGCGAAACATTGATTCCCAGAATTTTTGCCTCTTTGAGAAGGGCGCTATCCAGCGATAGGTTCGTTGGCTTTCGTATGGATTTGGCAGTTTCAGCGGCTTGCATGGCTCAGCCCTCGCGCGAAGTGGCACATCAATTATATGCGCATCTTTTTTTGCGCATCAATTCGGAAGGAAGGCTGTGCCAAGGAAGGCTGTGCCTGTCCAAGGAAGGCTGTGCCTGTCAGGAAGGCTGTGCCTGTCCATTATCTATATGCCTGTAGCCACTGCCTGTGGCCCAAACGATCAAAGCGGAATGGCGTGATGAGTTCCGTCAGGAAGCTCAATATCCAAACGGACTTTCGCACCCGCACTCTCGACGTATCGTTTAATGGATGATAGCTTCAAGTCTTTACCGGCTTTTTCCATATTCGCGATCGTAGGCTGGGTTACACCCATGGCTTCCGCCAAATCTTTCTGGGTTTTCTGCAACAAAGCACGCACTTCACTGAGTCGAATCTCCAAAAGAATGCGATCTGCTTTGATCTGCGCTCGCCTGACAACGTCTGGCTTTTCATTAGCCAGCAGTGCGTCCAAAGAATTCGCCATATCAATTGCCTCCCTTGAGCTCTTCCAAATGGGCGGTGAATTCTCGATCTGCCACTGGAATCATCTCATCGTAAAACCGTTTGTCTTTACCCGATTTCTCGCCAGCACAGAGAATTATGCCAGTGCGAGATGGATCAAATGCAAAAAACGCCCGAATGGGTCTGCCTTTGCTCTGAACCCTAAGCTCTTTCATATTGCTATGTTCAGATCCATAAACGCTGTCGGCGTGTGGCCGGGATAGCATCGGACCTTTCTCTTTTAACACCAGTATCGCCGCCAGGACATTCTCTCTGTCCGCATCGCCAAGCGAGTGGTACCAATCGTCAAACCGGTGAGTTGTTTTAATATTCCACATTAAGCCACCCAGATTATAGCTCTGAAGCTATATCTACTGCAATCTATATGCACGCGATGCTCACATCTATTGCTGTTTATTTATACAGCTGTATACTTGTACATAAAGGCTATACTGTCAACAGTCACGGAAGACAAGGATTTCACCATGCCAAAAGCCAGAGCAGAGCTGGTCAGCGTTTCAGATACGCCCTTCTACCACGTGATCTCACGTTGCGTTCGCCGAACCTTTCTGTGCGGTCAAGACCACACTACAGGGCGTTGCTACGAGCACCGGCGGGGCTGGATTGAGGAGCGAATACGGCTGCTGGCGTCGGTATTTGCAGTAGATGTGGCCGCTTACGCGGTGATGTCGAACCACTACCACCTGGTGGTGAAACTCAGCCCGGATGAAGTGGAACCGTGGAATATGGATGAAGTACTGGCACGCTGGTGCAGCCTCCACAAGGGACCGCCACTGGTTCAGCGGTATCAGCGGGGCGATGAGCTGTGCGCTGCAGAACTTCGGCGGGTTAACGATTATGCGGAAACCTTCCGGCAGCGGCTCGCGGATTTGAGCTGGTTTATGAAATGCCTGAATGAGCCAATTGCGAGGCAAGCCAACCGGGAAGACGAATGTACCGGACATTTCTGGGAAAGTAGGTTCAAGTCTCAAGCCTTAGACACCGAAGAAGCCCTCCTCTCCTGCATGGCCTATGTGGACCTGAACCCCATCCGGGCTGCCATGGCCAAAACGCCGGAAACTTCCGACCACACCAGCATTAAAGAACGTATTCATCCCACCTTTGATCTGGCAGAAGCCGTTGCAAGACAAACGGAACAGCAGACGTTGAACGATTTTTCCGTGCCACTGAAACCGCTGCTGGGTTTTGAAAGCGTGATTCGGAATGGCTTTCAACGCGGCATCCTGTTCAGTTTTGAAGATTATCTGGAACTGGTTGATTGCACTGGTCGGGTCATCCGGAGTGACAAACGCGGCGCTATTGATGAGAAGGCGCTGCCAATTCTGGAACGGCTGAATCTGGACCCGGACCGGTGGTGCCACCGGGCCACGGCGTTTGAGAGCAGTTATCAGGATTACCGAGATCCTGGACGGCGGCGACGAGCGGCCTAGCTTCCCCCTCTCCTTCTTTTAAAAGCCGTTTATCGGCCATGCCTGCCGAGGATTTCGCTTGCCTGAACGTTGCTGATGACCGGAATTATCACTGGAATGTCGGGCATTTTTACCGTAACGCCTGAATAAACGCAGTGAAACCGAAAGCCAGAAACGACAAAGGCCCGGGGGTCGGAGCCGCCGGGCCTTTTGGGTTCTGGCCAGGCTAGTGCCTGTCTGTCCAAGCCTCCGCTGATAGGAGGGTATCGCGACAGCGGCCAATATGCCGATGATGGCGACGAGAAACACCGCAGTGAGGGCTGCGATAAGCTGCCCTCGTCATATTGATGGTTTGCCGAAATCCAGATCAGTGCCTGGTCTCTGACCTTAATTGACTAACTTCTTCCACAGCCAAACCAGCAATCTCGGCAATCACCTGGTCGCTCATCTCAGTACGTCTGATTAGATTGCGTGCAGCCTCCTTCCTGGCTTCATCTTGCCCTTCCTGACGCCCTTCCTGACGCCCTTCCTGACGCCCTTCCTGACGCCCTTGCTGACGCCCTTCCTGACGCCCCTCAAGCCGTTCTTTTTTTACCAGATTCTCCAGATTCTCTGCCAACATATCTCTGTCCTCCACCAAACTGTTCAGCTGATCCAGGTGGATCTCGGCTCCAAGCCGACTCAAATGCCGCTTGAGCCAGCGGGTAATGATTCTATCGGTACGGTCCTTGTTCGGGTCTGACTGGATAATCGCAACCACCCGATCCACCGCCTGCTGTAACGCCTCCCAACTGTGACCGGCATTCTCCACACCAAACACCCCACTTAACGGTGTCTGGCGCAAGCCCAGCTCCTCATCCGTATAGCGCCCTTCATCCACCAGGTAATACCGCAAATGTGGTTGATAGACACGCAGGAAACCCGGTGGTTCCGGCTGAACCAGCTCATACACATCCTGCCGGGCAGTCCACCGTTGCGATCCATTGTACAACACGATGGGGAATACCGGAGGTAATCCACCACCTGGCGTTGTCACCCTGGTTTTCAACAGGTGGTCATAAAAACAGGCCACATAGTGCATCAACCGGATAGGCATGGTGTGATCCACGCGAGACTGGAACTCCAGCAGAATATACAAATACACTTGCTGGGGCACACCCTCCCAGGTGATGTCCACCGACCACACCACGTCTTCAAACTTCTCTTCAAACAACGGGGTAATGTAATTGCCGCTATGGTTTGTGAGGGTACGGAAGTCCATCAGCTCACCAATCTCAGAAGGTGCAAATCCTTCAATTAATTGCTGGACAAATTCCGGATGGCTGAACAGCTCCTTGTAACCGGTGTCGTGGTGATTCGTTGCCATGGGGTCTCCTGTCTCAATACCTGAAGTCTACCACAGCCACTGACCACCACCTCACCGATGAACCAGTAACCTAACGGGCGAGACCGATACCCTATCTACCGGCAGTGCGTAACAGATTCACCTGGTTGTCAAACTCAGCCCAGACCGCAGCCGGTTGGCAGACCTCAGTTGGTTTATGAAGTGCCTGAACGAGCCCATTGCTCGCCAAGCGAACCGGGAAGACAACTGTACCGGCCACTTTTGGGAAAGCCGATTCAAGTCCTATCCACTGGACACCGAAGAAGCCGTACTGTCCTGCATGGCGTATGTCGACCTGAACCCGATTCGGGCGGCCATTGCCGATACCCCCGAAGCCTCAGACCACACCAGCCTCAAGGAGCGAATCCAACCCAGCTTTAATCTGGCCGAGGCCATTCAGAACCAGATCGAACAACAAGCCCTGAATAACTTCTGCGTACCGCCGAAACCCTTACTGGGCTTTGAGGGCGTCATTCGCAACGGGCCTCAGCGGGGCATCCTGTTTGGTTTTGAATATTATCTGGAACTGGTGGATTGCACCGGGCGGATCAGCCGCAGCGACAAGCGCGGTGTAATCGATGAGAAAGCCCTGCCGATACTGGAACGGTTGAACCTGGATCCAGGGCGATGGTGCGAGCGGGCCACGCGCTTTGAGGCGACATACCAGGATTACCGCAAGGAACGCCGACGGGCGGCCTGAGCCCTTTCCTTTCAAACCTTTCTTCTTCAGGACCGGCCACAGGCTGGGAATCGACCGTGGGCGATGGCCGGGCTTTGATGGCCATCAATGGCAGAACGCGGAGTTCTCAGCGCGGTGTAGGCCGAGTTTTTAACGTAACGTTGAAATATGCGTACCCAGAAACGACAAAGGCCCGGAGGTGGAATACCAGTGCCTGTCGGAATACCAGTGCCTGTCCAAGATTTCCGGCGTTTTTTCGTTGCATAATAATAAAAATTGCACCTGAGTTCAGATGTCTATTACCTCGACTGAGGCAAAAGACCGGCCAGATTATGCGTATCGCTCATAACCCATTATTTTTGAGGCGGCATCTGGCTGAGATGCCTCGGAAAATACCCGTGAAACCAGAACCGGGGAAGGTGGCCGAGTGAGACTTCGTTCTGGTAATAATCAAGATCGTCAGCCATCGCCTGCCGGTATCTGAGCACTTCACCGAACCAAACCGTGCTGGCGACGAGAAACACCACAGTGAGGGCGTATCCCGCCATTCTTGGGAGCCTTGACTGAGTGGCATAGGCGGCCATTGTTGGTTGCGCGGGTTCCGGTTTCATGAGCGCCCAGAAAACCGTAAGTATTGCCACCCCCACTAACATGGACCCTGGTGCGATGAACACCGCCGACACCCCGGCGTGAACCAGAGCGGACAACACCGAGGCCGTGAACGCCACCAATAACAGACCGCTGGGGGCCTGACCGGCCCGAACCACTGCAACCTGACGCCACCAATGTCGCAACGCAAAACAGCACAGGAGAGCCAGGCCCACTATGGAAATCCACCCATACTCCGCTGCCCACATCAGGTACATGTTGTGAGGGTGCCCAAACTTCCGGGATGCCCGGTAAGCGTCTGTCAGAATGTCATGGGTCAGCCACGATTGGGGGCCCATGCCGAACGGGAAGTGCAGTAAACTCATAGCCCAGGCTTCTTTGCCATAAGGGCATACGACCAGAGCTGTCAGCCTTGAGCCCACGAACCTGAATCTCATCGAACACGAGGCTGGGAATAACCACTGACAGGATGAGCCAGGCGACCAGACCGTAAACCGCAAATCTGGCGAACAACTTTATCCAGGGCAGAGCCGCTCTTCCAAAGCAGGCCCACACCAGAACAAAACCAAAGAGCAAGCCAACCATGGAGCCACGGGACGATGACAGGAAACAGCAGCCACCACCATATAGCGCCCGTAAATGCTGCACCCAGCCGCCAGAGCCTGTTTCGTTTACAGGCACAACCAGAAGAAATAATGGAAACAGCGGTACCACCCAGGTCGCTATGTGGCTCCAGTAACGGATATTTACAAAGCCCCACGGAATAATCTGGTCGAGCCGGGAGAAATCGTCGGTAATGGCGAACAGATAAACGTAATCGTCATCGCTGCATAGAAGAAACAGGCTACTGCAGCCACCACTACCAGCGCCTGAGCGGCCTCCCGAGCCAGGCCCTCTGTTCGGATAACGTAGCCACTGATGCCAAAGGCGAGGAAATAAAGCGCATAAAACACCGGCTCCACCAGATAAAAAGGCCCGGAGTGATATTGCAGCACGGCAAGGAGGAAGCTGAATACCAGCAGGAGAAACGGCCATAGCTCTGGCACTATGGACGCCAGCTGCCCGTTATATGACAGCCTCCCAAGCCCCAGGACAATCGCGGCAATCAGCAACAACGAGAGCAAAACCCGCTGATCCGCATAAGCGCCAAAGACCGATGGAATAAAGTCGGCCAAAGAGGACTGAACCGAATAACAGAGCGAAAACCGGAACCCAAAACCGGGGAAAGATTTGTTTTCATTTTTTGCGCGTGGCGAGAACAGGAATTAAAGAACAGCGGAATATTATCGACGATTTGCTGTTCCTCTAATCTGACTAAACTTCCGAACAGGCTCAGGGCTGTCGAAAGCAAAGGCACGGGCCAAGGGCTTGCTCGCCCTGACGATAATTAATGCCCCCTGGCCGCTTTTCCACCAGTTGAGACAACCGGTTTTTTTCATCGTGCATGTTAACCGTTTTCATCGCCTTCTTGAGATCGCGTAGCTCAGTTTTATTGGCTTAATCCGACTGCACCAGCAAAGATGAGTCTTGACGCCGACGCGAATTCATTCTTTGGCCTGCTATATTAAGTTGTGCCTGTCCATGATTGTTGTGCCTGTCCA is a window encoding:
- a CDS encoding CcdB family protein, with protein sequence MATQYMAAVPEGELRFGAGSLAEQQDEISSALDMLFLGF
- a CDS encoding type II toxin-antitoxin system CcdA family antitoxin, with the protein product MQAAETAKSIRKPTNLSLDSALLKEAKILGINVSRAAEAGIAEAVKLHKQKKWLKDNARALASSNAYVEANGLPLARRRSLRRG
- a CDS encoding helix-turn-helix domain-containing protein, yielding MANSLDALLANEKPDVVRRAQIKADRILLEIRLSEVRALLQKTQKDLAEAMGVTQPTIANMEKAGKDLKLSSIKRYVESAGAKVRLDIELPDGTHHAIPL
- a CDS encoding type II toxin-antitoxin system RelE/ParE family toxin; translated protein: MWNIKTTHRFDDWYHSLGDADRENVLAAILVLKEKGPMLSRPHADSVYGSEHSNMKELRVQSKGRPIRAFFAFDPSRTGIILCAGEKSGKDKRFYDEMIPVADREFTAHLEELKGGN
- a CDS encoding transposase, which encodes MPKARAELVSVSDTPFYHVISRCVRRTFLCGQDHTTGRCYEHRRGWIEERIRLLASVFAVDVAAYAVMSNHYHLVVKLSPDEVEPWNMDEVLARWCSLHKGPPLVQRYQRGDELCAAELRRVNDYAETFRQRLADLSWFMKCLNEPIARQANREDECTGHFWESRFKSQALDTEEALLSCMAYVDLNPIRAAMAKTPETSDHTSIKERIHPTFDLAEAVARQTEQQTLNDFSVPLKPLLGFESVIRNGFQRGILFSFEDYLELVDCTGRVIRSDKRGAIDEKALPILERLNLDPDRWCHRATAFESSYQDYRDPGRRRRAA
- a CDS encoding Rpn family recombination-promoting nuclease/putative transposase; amino-acid sequence: MATNHHDTGYKELFSHPEFVQQLIEGFAPSEIGELMDFRTLTNHSGNYITPLFEEKFEDVVWSVDITWEGVPQQVYLYILLEFQSRVDHTMPIRLMHYVACFYDHLLKTRVTTPGGGLPPVFPIVLYNGSQRWTARQDVYELVQPEPPGFLRVYQPHLRYYLVDEGRYTDEELGLRQTPLSGVFGVENAGHSWEALQQAVDRVVAIIQSDPNKDRTDRIITRWLKRHLSRLGAEIHLDQLNSLVEDRDMLAENLENLVKKERLEGRQEGRQQGRQEGRQEGRQEGRQEGQDEARKEAARNLIRRTEMSDQVIAEIAGLAVEEVSQLRSETRH
- a CDS encoding O-antigen ligase family protein — protein: MSLLHFPFGMGPQSWLTHDILTDAYRASRKFGHPHNMYLMWAAEYGWISIVGLALLCCFALRHWWRQVAVVRAGQAPSGLLLVAFTASVLSALVHAGVSAVFIAPGSMLVGVAILTVFWALMKPEPAQPTMAAYATQSRLPRMAGYALTVVFLVASTVWFGEVLRYRQAMADDLDYYQNEVSLGHLPRFWFHGYFPRHLSQMPPQK